ACGATCACGTCTACCTCACGCACGAGCAGGTCGCCGACCTGGTCGACGCGGCCGGCCCGAACGGCCTGCTTCTCCTGGTCCTGGCCTACTGCGGGATCCGGTGGGGCGAGGCGTCGGCGCTGAAGGTCGGCCGGGTGCAGCTCGGCGCCCGCCGACTGCGCATCGTGCAGGCGTACACCCGCCAGCGCGGCGGGGGGCTGCTGCTCAAGGACGTGAAGAACCACGAGAAGCGGTCCGTCCCGCTCCTGGCGTCACTGGTCGCGGACCTCAAGTCCGTGGTCGACCGGCGCCCGGCCGATCAGCTGGTGTTCCGCGGGCAGGACGGCGAGGCGATGACGTACTGGGAGTTCCGGTCCGGCATCTTCGACCCCGCGGTGAAGGCGGCCGGCCTCGACGGGCTCGGCATCACCCCGCACAAGCTGCGGCACACGGCGGCCTCGCTCGCCATCGCGGCTGGCGCGGACGTGAAGGTTGTGCAGCAGATGCTCGGCCACAAGTCGGCGGCCATGACCCTGGACGTCTACGGGCACCTGTTCCCGGAGCGGCTGGACGAGGTCGCGGACGCTCTCGACATCGGCCGGTCGGCCGCACTCGCGGCCCGTACTGCGCTCGCCGCCTAGGAGAGGTCCAGAATCCATGTGTACAAAATGCGTACTGCCCGCCAGGGCATCCCCTGACGGGCAGTAGCGAAAGTGCCTATGAGCTGGCACTTCAGGTCGATCCATGTGCACCGCACCCGCGTGGCGAACGCAGGCCGCGTGCGGTACGAGTCTGTGCGCCTCAGGGTCCCGGGTAGAGGGCCGGTTCGACCTGAGGGGGTGGGGCCGTGACGGCCCCGGGGCGTCAGGCCTGGGCGGCCGTGTTGACGCGCTTGGTGATGGCCGACTTCTTGTTGGCGGCCTGGTTGGCGTGGATGACGCCCTTGCTGACGGCCTTGTCGAGGGCCTTGGAGGCCTCGCGGGCCAGCACGGTGGCCTTCTCGGTCTCGCCGGCGGCAGCGGCCTCGCGGGCCTTGCGCAGGGCGGTCTTGAGCGAGGACTTGACGGCCTTGTTGCGCAGGCGCGCCTTCTCGTTGGTCTTGTTGCGCTTGATCTGGGACTTGATGTTCGCCACGAAGGAGCCTCAGTCTTGTTCGTAATGGTTCTGGAG
The sequence above is a segment of the Kitasatospora sp. NBC_00240 genome. Coding sequences within it:
- a CDS encoding site-specific integrase; this encodes MARVWIEDRATQKDYVLAMEKWRAAKKAGSKRTEPGRWRVRWYGPDGKPKALTCAKLPQAEKEQQALIQRLDKGTYRDPKQGKVLFSEVAEQWYGALRRPGERTKADYRELLDLYVLPKWGTWPVASIRWEDVSAWLTVLCETPGKRGKILSPARIGKTHLVLSMVMKYAVKTGKISASPAADHELPPDEDDDDHVYLTHEQVADLVDAAGPNGLLLLVLAYCGIRWGEASALKVGRVQLGARRLRIVQAYTRQRGGGLLLKDVKNHEKRSVPLLASLVADLKSVVDRRPADQLVFRGQDGEAMTYWEFRSGIFDPAVKAAGLDGLGITPHKLRHTAASLAIAAGADVKVVQQMLGHKSAAMTLDVYGHLFPERLDEVADALDIGRSAALAARTALAA
- the rpsT gene encoding 30S ribosomal protein S20 gives rise to the protein MANIKSQIKRNKTNEKARLRNKAVKSSLKTALRKAREAAAAGETEKATVLAREASKALDKAVSKGVIHANQAANKKSAITKRVNTAAQA